The genomic region ATCAAGCCTTGTATTATGCCAAAGGTCTTCCATTAGCTCTAGAAATAATAGGTTCTAATTTATGTGGGGAAACAAAACCTATATGGGAAAGTACACTAcgtaaatatgaaaaatatccCGATGaaagaattaataaaatactTGAGGTAAGTTATGATGGATTGGAAGAAAACGAAAAGAATATATTTCTTGATATTTCATGTTTCTTCAAGGGAAGGTctatatattttgttgaaaatatattaGACAAGTGCAATTTATATCCAAAGTCTGGTATTCCAATACTTGTTCATAAATCCCTCGTAACTATTGATCAATATGGTGAATTGTCGATGCATGACTTGATACAACGAATGGGTATGAAAATTGTTCAGCAGGAATCGCCAAATAATCCCAGAAAACGTAGCAGGTTATGCAATTATGAGGATGCTATTCAAGTACTACTTGGAAATAAGGTAtaatttattcttcttctccttcttctttttctttcccaaggaagaagtaataatttttccctttgatatggtttctttttaacattgcacaaaaaaaaaaaaaaaaaaaattatccaattaGTTTTGGTAAATTCTATTGTGATATTTGGGTTTCTTAATGTTTTATCCAACCAGGATTCTGATTATATTCGTGGTATAATGCTGCATTCACCTACTCCAGTGAAAGTGCGATTACACCctgaagttttcaaaatgatggaaaatctcaaatttctaaTGGTTGATAATGTTCAAATTTCTGAAGAACTTACATATTTCCCTAGTGGTCTAAGGCTTCTTAAATGGCCAAAATATCCTTTTAACTTTCCATCCAACTATTGCCATCAACAACTTGTTGCACTCGAGATGCCGGAAAGTTGCATTAGATTGGAGAAGATATTTAAGCAGGTATCAATgtttaattgtatttttgaattttgatttctttaaatattaatttagaatttcaggaaaataataattttcttttttttccccttacaGGAGTATTTGTATGAAAATCTAAAAAGTATTAATTTGAGTTGGTGTGAATTCATTAGAAAACTTCCTGGTTTTCGCGCTCCAAACTTAGAGATATTGGAGTTGCgttgttgtgaaaatttaacTGAGGTCCATGACAACATTGGATTACTTGATAAGCTTAAATATTGGATGCTTCAGGGTTGCATGAAGCTCGAAATTCTTCCCAGTAAGTTCAATTTGAAATCTCTTGAATATTTAAATCTAGCAAACTGCAGAAGGCTTAAAAACTTCCCCCAGATTCATCCAGAAATGAAATGTTTGAAGGACTTAGAAATAAATTTGAATGGTACTTGTGTTAGGAAATTGCCCTCATCACTAAGGTATCTCACCGGTGGGCTTAAGGGTTTATACCTACTTACGGTTCAAAATGTAGATCTCAGCTTTGCGCAATATGGGTTTAAGAGCTTGACAACTCTACGTCTCAGCCATTTggatttaaatattttgttgagGCCCAATTACTTCCCGGTATTGGAAACTCCAGATCTCAGCTTTTTGCAATATGGGTTTTTGAGTGTGAAATTTCTAGAACTCATCTTTGCTAATAGGGATATGGTTGAATTAAATATTTGGTTCAAGCCCGATTACTTCCCGGTATTGGAAACTCTACGGATATGTGGCTCCGAAATTGTTACCATACCTGAAAGCATTACCAAATTTACTAGATTGCAATTTCTTGAACTAATTAATTGCAGGCAGCTTCAGGAAATTCCAAGGCTTCCACAATCTATAGTAAAACTGGAAGCACGGGGGTGCCCTTCGTTGGATCTACAATCATCACGGAGATTATTAGACCAGGTCTCTTTCTATCTCTCAACTATTGTTACTTTTCTCAATTACGTATGAGATTttctaaatttcaatttcttgtaTTGTATTTGCCAATGCAAGCAGTGTGGGGAATTTCTAGGGATTTTACCAAGAAGCAATGTATTCTTTGACCATGATTTTGGAATTATAATACCAGGAGATAAGACTCCAATGTGGTTCAAATCGAACGATCATCACAGTGTTGGAAATTCCATATCATTCAGGGTTGGACCCGAAATTCCAAAATTTGGTGTCTTTATTGCTTTTCAATCGATGAAGCCATATAGATTTGTAAAGTGTAATGTGAAGGTTCTCATCAATGGTGAGGCAGAAGACGACAGTAACGACAGAAGTGGCTTTTATCCATTCACGGATTATCTGTATGATCATCATCTGTGGTTTATTTGTGTATCTCGTGGGTTATATTATGAATCACATCCATCTGGAGTGAATCACATTGAAGTTGTATGTGAAGTTAATGATAATCCTGATCGTAAACTAATACCAGCAGATGATAACACTGACTGCATAAAATGGATGGGGGTCCATGTAGAATGCATTTGTTGTTGTCCAGGGTCGCCCATTAGACAGCGGAGACGGGTCTCTCCTCCAATGGATCTAACATATTTGGGATTTACAGATGGATTTGATTTGGGTTCATCTTCAATGACCCAGATTTTGCCACTGGTTTCCTCCACTTCTTATTGTTCAGATTTAAATCATGGGGTTTCCAACAGTGGAGGACATTCCAGGCGTGCCAGAATCCGACTGCGACGGAAAATAAGAATTCGACTCCGTCGGAAAAGCCTAGCAGAAAGCAGAGCTCTCCTCCAACCCCTTCCATGTGGCAAGACTGGGCTAAAGATGAAGCTTCTCTTAACACTTGCTATCTTTGTCATCCTTAttcaatctcttcttcttcttcttcttcttcttcattttgcaAACAACACATAATTATGATTTAAGAGAAGAGAATATCCTTGAAGACACTGCCACCTATCTCTACTAAGGTATGCCTCCTACAGTTACATATATaggtgcctctctctctctctctctctctctctcattgggaaatcatgaatttaattgtaattataaattataaaataagtattaatttcttttattcatttattgtaATGCAGTTACCTGGACTTGCTGCTGTTGAGGTAATTAGAGGCCCCAAGAATCCCTTCCACCTTGTAATGTTTTTTGCTTAGCTTAGTATCAATCAAGTGCCAAGTAAGGTTACCTTCAATGTTTGGGAATAGCTCAATACCTCTGTTGTTCATAGTAAGGCCCGATTTCTCCCTTtcttggttttatttttgggttatgtACCATATCCTTACATATTCAATTTGgcttttgtttttcatgttccattttttttttttattgctttcgtGAATGCATATATTAATATAGAAATGTACTAGAATCTATATGACGGTTTTTATAACATATATTTGCTATGTATGCTGAatctatatattattacttTCTGACTGAAAAATGAAATGCTTGAGTTCAATTTGAATGAAGATTCAAGATGATATTAATGTTATATGTAGAAGTCGGGTGAGCTATAAATCAACTTGAAGGAATAGACTTTATAAGATTCTTGTTAATTACAATCTTCAGGTTTTGATATATGAACGTGGAGAGAAGGAATAGAGAATCATTGTATTATGTTGCAAAGAAAGCTATCCTGATTTCAtttaccattattattattattattcttttttacaaGAGTTGGTGACTTTAGTGCTGTATTGCTTAATTTCCTTAAATGTTTGATTTCATTTAAGAAATAATTGCATTGTCCCTTCTAATTAAAGAATAATAGATAATGCATTGAGCCATGTTATGAGTAGTACGTAGTGACATTAATTcatatttagaagaaaatgctGAACTTTGCAGTTCTGCTGAAAATCAGCTTGAACTAGATTTCCTAAAGAGAAGTAGTTGAAATTGATATTGCATTCATATATTATTCCTAACATTcccttattttgttttcttgatcAGGGAAACATTCCACATGAGATAGGCTATTTAAGTGATTAAGCTGAAATGTTATGTGTCTTATGCAGGAGCTACCTTGCGAGTAGGAATCATTAAGTGGTATATAGCATGCATTAAGTGGTTATGTATGAAGGGTAAAAATTTTTTACAGGTCATATGCAAACTTGCTTGGTCTATAGTGGTTTCTTATGTTTGGCTTCAAAGAAATGCTCCCGTATTCAACGGCAATGTCAAATCTAAGGTGATTATTCTCCTTATGATTAGAAGAGACATTAAGGCCTAGGTTGAATTTGTGAAGAGGGAAAATTTTGTTACCAAATAGTCTTCTATTAATTGGGGtgaatttctctatttttgatGATAGCCACAATTGTAGGGTTCTTGTTTGATTATTTGCAAGTTCAGTTTTAGTTGCTATTTAGTTTGATGCTTGCTCTATTTGTTATGCTATTTGTATGGTTTGTTACCTGAatacattcattcattcataaaaaattatgcCTATCTATAATTCTAGTTAACCTTTTTTGCTTACTTCTTTTCTAATGCCGAACAAACTACAATGAAAGTGTGCATCCAAACATGAATTGCTTGCAGACAAACTATTAATCTTCTAACTAATTCGTATaaagaacatttttttattgattccATTGCTCCTCCTATGCACTATTCTTCTccatatttttatcttttctaatTTAGTTTTATTGTTGAGAACTTCTAGATTTGGATAGAATGTgtaagaaaatgtaatttttgaGAAATGGCCTGCAACAATTTAGGTCCATATCCTTTGCAAGTTAAAAACCAG from Quercus lobata isolate SW786 unplaced genomic scaffold, ValleyOak3.0 Primary Assembly Scq3eQI_223, whole genome shotgun sequence harbors:
- the LOC115973503 gene encoding TMV resistance protein N-like — encoded protein: MANLTNFSTRKQEYDIFLSFRGEDTRNKFVSHLYEALCNAGFYTFIDNKLQRGEIVSKQLFKTIKMSKISIVVLSENYASSSWCLDELDYILKCKKKGQIVLPVFYEVEPSEVRKQEQKFGDNLSKHEEKFKDKVQNWKAALNEVGHLSGCHYKGGLETKFIQEIIEEISKFKIMGKLLYVAKYPIGVNSRARDVESLIDIKSNDVRIVGIHGLGGIGKTTIAKVVYNKIVGNFERSCFLANVRENSRTDDDTIKLQEKIVSKILQNPHLKVNNVSEGINVIKEMLRSKRVLLVLDDVNESKQIENFLGKHDWLVSGSRVIITTRDKHLLTALGKVCTTKNYEVKELDNHEALELFSQYAFQKVEPDEEYSELTNQALYYAKGLPLALEIIGSNLCGETKPIWESTLRKYEKYPDERINKILEVSYDGLEENEKNIFLDISCFFKGRSIYFVENILDKCNLYPKSGIPILVHKSLVTIDQYGELSMHDLIQRMGMKIVQQESPNNPRKRSRLCNYEDAIQVLLGNKDSDYIRGIMLHSPTPVKVRLHPEVFKMMENLKFLMVDNVQISEELTYFPSGLRLLKWPKYPFNFPSNYCHQQLVALEMPESCIRLEKIFKQEYLYENLKSINLSWCEFIRKLPGFRAPNLEILELRCCENLTEVHDNIGLLDKLKYWMLQGCMKLEILPSKFNLKSLEYLNLANCRRLKNFPQIHPEMKCLKDLEINLNGTCVRKLPSSLRYLTGGLKGLYLLTVQNVDLSFAQYGFKSLTTLRLSHLDLNILLRPNYFPVLETPDLSFLQYGFLSVKFLELIFANRDMVELNIWFKPDYFPVLETLRICGSEIVTIPESITKFTRLQFLELINCRQLQEIPRLPQSIVKLEARGCPSLDLQSSRRLLDQCGEFLGILPRSNVFFDHDFGIIIPGDKTPMWFKSNDHHSVGNSISFRVGPEIPKFGVFIAFQSMKPYRFVKCNVKVLINGEAEDDSNDRSGFYPFTDYLYDHHLWFICVSRGLYYESHPSGVNHIEVVCEVNDNPDRKLIPADDNTDCIKWMGVHVECICCCPGSPIRQRRRVSPPMDLTYLGFTDGFDLGSSSMTQILPLVSSTSYCSDLNHGVSNSGGHSRRARIRLRRKIRIRLRRKSLAESRALLQPLPCGKTGLKMKLLLTLAIFVILIQSLLLLLLLLHFANNT